One stretch of Parafrankia irregularis DNA includes these proteins:
- the polA gene encoding DNA polymerase I, which produces MADRPRLLLLDGHSLAYRAFFALPVENFSTSTGQPTNAVYGFTSMLINALRDEKPTHVAVAWDLPTPTFRHTQYAEYKAGRSETPADFVGQVALIHQVCEALAVPGVSAPGYEADDVIATLATQASGEGMDVLIVTGDRDALQLVNEHVTVLMTRKGISDMTRFTPDEVQAKYGLSPIQYPDFAALRGDPSDNLPSVPGVGEKTATKWIQQFGSLADLVDRADEIGGKTGASLRANLANVIRNRSLTELAREVPLELGPADLRLHPWDREAVHQLFDTLQFRVLRERLYAALAVAPPSADEGFEVDLAMLGPDEVAGWLAAHAAGPGRTGLHLRGSWGRGTGVITALALAAADGAAAWIDPTALTAADSAALGAWLADPDRAKAGHDLKGPMLALAEAGFALAGVTSDTALAAYLALPGQRSFDLADLTLRYLHRELKSDTETNGQLTLDGSGEADEAEADAIRARAALELAAALDGDLERRSAARLLREMELPLVHVLARMERAGIAADEEHLTELQKHYSAEVADVAGQAHGLVGRSFNLGSPKQLQQILFDELALPKTKKIKTGYTTDADALAWLATQSDHPLIPVLLHHRDVARLKTVVDSLIPMIDDAGRIHTTFNQMIAATGRLSSTDPNLQNIPIRTPQGRQIRRAFVVGPGYETLLTADYSQIEMRLMAHLSGDAGLIEAFASGEDLHTFVAAQAFDLPVSEVDPELRRRIKAMSYGLAYGLSAFGLAGQLGIAPDEAREHMDAYFARFGGVRDFLRGVVDQARRDGYTETIMGRRRYLPDLTSDNTQRRQMAERMALNAPIQGSAADIIKIAMLGVDRALRSRDLRSRLLLQVHDELVLEIAPGERSEVEALVRAEMGAAYEMSVPLEVSVGSGLTWDDAGH; this is translated from the coding sequence GTGGCGGATCGTCCCCGGCTGTTGCTGTTGGACGGGCATTCGCTGGCCTACCGCGCCTTCTTCGCGCTGCCGGTGGAGAACTTCTCGACGAGCACCGGCCAGCCGACCAACGCCGTCTACGGCTTCACCTCGATGCTGATCAACGCCCTGCGGGACGAGAAGCCCACCCACGTCGCCGTCGCGTGGGACCTGCCGACGCCGACGTTCCGCCATACCCAGTACGCCGAGTACAAGGCCGGCCGGTCGGAGACCCCGGCGGACTTCGTCGGCCAGGTCGCGCTGATCCACCAGGTCTGCGAGGCTCTCGCCGTGCCCGGGGTGAGCGCCCCCGGCTACGAGGCCGACGACGTGATCGCCACCCTGGCCACCCAGGCGTCGGGCGAGGGGATGGACGTCCTGATCGTCACCGGCGACCGGGATGCGCTGCAGCTGGTCAACGAGCACGTGACCGTGCTGATGACCCGCAAGGGCATCAGCGACATGACCCGCTTCACGCCGGACGAGGTGCAGGCGAAGTACGGCCTGTCCCCGATCCAGTACCCCGACTTCGCGGCGCTGCGGGGCGACCCGTCCGACAACCTTCCCTCGGTGCCGGGGGTGGGGGAGAAGACCGCCACCAAGTGGATCCAGCAGTTCGGCTCGCTGGCCGACCTGGTCGACCGGGCCGACGAGATCGGCGGCAAGACCGGGGCCTCGCTGCGGGCGAACCTCGCGAACGTCATCCGCAACCGGTCGTTGACGGAGCTGGCGCGCGAGGTGCCGCTGGAGCTCGGGCCGGCCGACCTGCGCCTGCACCCGTGGGACAGGGAGGCCGTCCACCAGCTCTTCGACACGTTGCAGTTCCGGGTGCTGCGGGAGCGGCTGTACGCCGCGCTGGCGGTGGCGCCCCCCAGCGCTGACGAGGGCTTCGAGGTCGACCTGGCCATGCTCGGGCCGGACGAGGTCGCCGGCTGGCTCGCCGCGCACGCCGCCGGCCCCGGCCGGACAGGCCTGCACCTGCGTGGCTCCTGGGGCCGTGGCACGGGTGTGATCACCGCGCTGGCGCTGGCCGCCGCCGACGGTGCCGCGGCCTGGATCGACCCGACCGCGCTGACCGCGGCGGACTCCGCGGCCCTGGGCGCCTGGCTCGCCGACCCGGACCGGGCCAAGGCCGGGCACGACCTCAAGGGCCCGATGCTGGCGCTCGCCGAGGCCGGTTTCGCTCTCGCCGGTGTCACCAGTGACACCGCGCTCGCGGCCTACCTCGCCCTGCCCGGCCAGCGCTCCTTCGACCTGGCCGATCTGACACTGCGCTACCTGCACCGCGAGCTCAAGTCGGACACGGAGACGAACGGCCAGCTCACCCTGGACGGTTCCGGCGAGGCGGACGAGGCCGAGGCGGACGCGATCCGCGCCCGCGCCGCGCTCGAGCTGGCCGCCGCGCTCGACGGTGACCTGGAGCGCCGTTCGGCGGCCCGGCTGCTGCGGGAGATGGAGCTTCCGCTGGTGCACGTGCTCGCCCGGATGGAGCGCGCGGGCATCGCGGCCGACGAGGAGCACCTCACCGAGCTGCAGAAGCACTACAGCGCCGAGGTGGCGGACGTCGCCGGGCAGGCGCACGGCCTCGTCGGGCGGTCGTTCAACCTCGGCTCGCCCAAGCAGCTCCAGCAGATCCTGTTCGACGAGCTGGCCCTGCCCAAGACCAAGAAGATCAAGACGGGCTACACCACGGACGCGGACGCGCTGGCGTGGCTGGCGACCCAGTCCGATCACCCGCTGATCCCCGTGCTGCTGCACCACCGGGACGTCGCCCGCCTCAAGACGGTCGTCGACTCGCTCATCCCGATGATCGACGACGCCGGCCGGATCCACACCACCTTCAACCAGATGATCGCCGCCACCGGCCGGCTGTCGTCCACCGATCCCAACCTGCAGAACATCCCGATCCGGACCCCGCAGGGCCGCCAGATCCGCCGCGCGTTCGTCGTCGGCCCGGGGTACGAGACGCTGCTGACGGCCGACTACTCGCAGATCGAGATGCGGCTGATGGCGCACCTGTCCGGCGACGCGGGGCTCATCGAGGCGTTCGCGTCCGGGGAGGACCTGCACACCTTCGTCGCCGCGCAGGCCTTCGACCTGCCGGTCTCGGAGGTCGACCCGGAGCTGCGGCGGCGCATCAAGGCGATGTCGTACGGCCTGGCCTACGGTCTGTCCGCGTTCGGGCTGGCCGGCCAGCTCGGTATCGCTCCGGACGAGGCCCGCGAGCACATGGACGCCTACTTCGCCCGGTTCGGCGGCGTCCGGGACTTCCTGCGCGGCGTCGTCGACCAGGCCCGGCGCGACGGCTACACCGAGACCATCATGGGGCGTCGGCGCTACCTGCCCGACCTGACGAGCGACAACACCCAGCGCCGGCAGATGGCCGAGCGGATGGCGCTGAACGCCCCGATCCAGGGGTCCGCCGCCGACATCATCAAGATCGCGATGTTGGGTGTCGACCGGGCGCTGCGCTCGCGGGACCTGCGTTCACGGCTGCTGCTGCAGGTCCACGACGAGCTCGTCCTGGAGATCGCGCCCGGCGAGCGGTCGGAGGTCGAGGCGCTGGTCCGCGCCGAGATGGGGGCCGCCTACGAGATGTCCGTGCCGCTGGAGGTGAGTGTCGGCTCCGGGCTCACCTGGGATGACGCCGGCCACTGA
- a CDS encoding PaaI family thioesterase, with product MPTPPTNPDELLKAFNEHRGELAERMGIVLTEVSAQRVSATMPVAGNRQPYGLLHGGASVVLAETVGSVASMLSAQPGRIAVGIEINATHHRAATDGTVTAVATRIHAGSTLATYDIRITDEAGRPVCTCRLTCMLRDRPPGSGSVPG from the coding sequence GTGCCCACACCGCCGACGAATCCTGACGAGCTGCTCAAGGCGTTCAACGAGCATCGGGGCGAGCTCGCCGAGCGCATGGGGATCGTGCTCACGGAGGTCAGCGCGCAGCGCGTGTCCGCCACGATGCCGGTCGCCGGCAACCGCCAGCCCTACGGCCTGCTGCACGGGGGCGCCTCCGTGGTCCTCGCGGAGACGGTCGGCTCGGTCGCCTCGATGCTCTCCGCCCAGCCCGGCCGGATCGCCGTCGGCATCGAGATCAACGCGACGCATCACCGCGCGGCCACCGACGGGACGGTGACCGCGGTCGCCACCCGGATCCACGCGGGATCGACCCTGGCCACCTATGACATCCGGATCACCGACGAGGCCGGCCGGCCGGTGTGCACCTGCAGGCTGACCTGCATGCTCCGGGACCGCCCGCCCGGTTCCGGCTCGGTTCCCGGGTAG
- a CDS encoding branched-chain amino acid ABC transporter permease produces the protein MSGRLRSLRTAALLAALAAVMTGPTGDADHPLAGIRGSLAFPRVLFFAAAALVLWAALLGRDRLRAQARTLRATALGRLAGLGRLAGLAGATAGATAGAGAEGGDGDGDGGGGGAVAAVRSGATWLSGRRGAVLGHAALLAVALAVPPVLPTAAQQALVSEIGIYALLALGLNVVVGYAGLLDLGYIAFFAIGAYTTAYLTSADAMPWHAPWQLNPFFVLPIALLVAAVAGVVLGGPTLRLRGDYLAIVTLGFGEIVQLLANNADGVTGGPRGVFGLPPLSVDLPGVRYSWGLDPLPYYYLLVALIVLVMVVFGRWERSRTGRAWTAIRQDEIAAEATGVATMRMKLLAFAVGASVSGFAGVVVATKQFFNPQSFGLQASLLVLTIVIFGGMGSRLGVVLGALVLQGTAFLLRDTVPPADRFIYFGAVVVLMMIFRPEGLLPPRAHRARGSGLSREEPVESAGAAGTSRGAADQASPEVVS, from the coding sequence GTGAGCGGTCGGCTGCGCAGCCTGCGGACCGCCGCCCTGCTCGCCGCGCTGGCGGCGGTGATGACGGGGCCGACGGGTGACGCGGACCATCCACTCGCCGGGATCCGCGGGTCCCTCGCGTTCCCGCGGGTGCTGTTCTTCGCCGCCGCGGCGCTGGTGCTGTGGGCGGCACTGCTGGGCCGCGACCGGCTGCGCGCCCAGGCCCGCACGCTGCGCGCGACGGCCCTCGGCCGGCTGGCAGGTCTCGGCCGGCTGGCAGGTCTCGCTGGTGCCACTGCCGGTGCCACTGCCGGTGCCGGTGCCGAAGGTGGCGATGGCGATGGCGATGGCGGTGGCGGTGGTGCTGTTGCCGCAGTCCGGTCCGGCGCGACCTGGTTGTCCGGGCGGCGCGGGGCGGTGCTCGGCCACGCCGCGTTGCTCGCGGTGGCCCTGGCGGTTCCGCCGGTGCTGCCGACCGCCGCGCAGCAGGCCCTGGTGAGCGAGATCGGCATCTACGCGCTGCTCGCGCTGGGCCTCAACGTCGTCGTCGGCTACGCCGGGCTGCTCGACCTCGGCTACATCGCGTTCTTCGCGATCGGTGCCTACACGACCGCCTACCTGACCTCGGCCGACGCGATGCCCTGGCACGCGCCCTGGCAGCTCAACCCGTTCTTCGTGCTGCCCATCGCGCTGCTGGTGGCGGCGGTCGCCGGGGTCGTCCTCGGCGGCCCGACGCTGCGCCTGCGCGGGGACTACCTGGCCATCGTGACCCTGGGGTTCGGGGAGATCGTCCAGCTGCTGGCGAACAACGCCGACGGTGTCACCGGCGGGCCCCGGGGCGTCTTCGGCCTGCCGCCGCTGTCGGTGGATCTGCCCGGGGTCCGCTACTCCTGGGGCCTGGACCCGCTGCCGTACTACTACCTGCTGGTCGCCCTGATCGTGCTGGTGATGGTGGTGTTCGGGCGTTGGGAACGCTCACGGACGGGACGGGCCTGGACGGCGATCCGCCAGGACGAGATCGCCGCCGAGGCGACCGGTGTGGCGACCATGCGGATGAAACTGCTGGCCTTCGCCGTGGGAGCGTCCGTGTCGGGCTTCGCCGGCGTGGTGGTCGCGACCAAGCAGTTCTTCAACCCGCAGTCCTTCGGCCTGCAGGCCTCGCTGCTCGTGCTCACCATCGTGATCTTCGGGGGGATGGGCTCCCGGCTCGGGGTGGTGCTCGGCGCGCTGGTCCTGCAGGGAACCGCCTTCCTGCTGCGGGACACGGTGCCGCCGGCCGACCGCTTCATCTACTTCGGCGCCGTGGTGGTGCTGATGATGATCTTCCGGCCGGAGGGGCTGCTCCCACCGCGTGCGCATCGGGCCCGCGGCTCCGGGCTGTCCCGCGAGGAGCCCGTCGAGTCCGCCGGGGCTGCCGGGACGTCCCGTGGCGCGGCCGACCAGGCGTCGCCGGAGGTGGTCTCTTGA
- a CDS encoding branched-chain amino acid ABC transporter permease: MGSAEQISQLAVDGLMVGALYAVIALGYTLVYGVLQLINFAHSEVFMLGAFGGLFACRALVPGDGATPAGLAAAGLVLVGLVAGAAAGGAAAYTLERCAYRPLRRRGAPRLAYLISAIGASLFAFNLAGKEFGRQSVPVPDLFANRTVVTVLGAEISTQSLVIAATALLMLLAVDHLVAGTRLGLSIRAVAQDAECAGLMGVDVQRVIVVTFVLGGLLAGAGGFLYAMTFNASYTMGFVPGIKAFTAAVLGGIGNVRGAVLGGLLLGLVESFGGYLFDASYKNVIAFTVLVGVLLVRPSGLLGTRLGRPA; encoded by the coding sequence GTGGGCTCGGCTGAGCAGATCAGCCAGCTGGCCGTCGACGGGCTGATGGTCGGCGCGCTCTACGCGGTGATCGCCCTCGGCTACACGCTGGTGTACGGAGTCCTCCAGCTCATCAACTTCGCGCACAGCGAGGTCTTCATGCTCGGGGCGTTCGGCGGGCTGTTCGCGTGCCGGGCGCTGGTGCCCGGTGACGGTGCGACCCCGGCCGGTCTGGCCGCCGCCGGCCTCGTCCTCGTCGGGCTCGTGGCGGGTGCGGCCGCCGGTGGTGCGGCCGCGTACACCCTGGAGCGGTGCGCGTACCGCCCGCTGCGCCGGCGCGGAGCCCCGCGGCTGGCCTATTTGATCAGCGCGATCGGGGCGTCCCTGTTCGCGTTCAACCTGGCGGGCAAGGAGTTCGGGCGGCAGAGCGTGCCCGTCCCCGACCTGTTCGCCAACCGCACGGTGGTGACCGTCCTCGGGGCGGAGATCTCGACCCAGTCGCTGGTCATCGCCGCGACGGCGCTGCTGATGCTGCTCGCGGTCGACCACCTGGTGGCCGGCACCCGCCTCGGGCTGTCCATCCGCGCCGTGGCCCAGGACGCCGAATGCGCCGGACTGATGGGCGTGGACGTCCAGCGGGTCATCGTCGTGACGTTCGTGCTCGGCGGCCTGCTCGCGGGCGCCGGCGGCTTCCTCTACGCGATGACGTTCAACGCCTCGTACACGATGGGGTTCGTCCCCGGCATCAAGGCGTTCACCGCGGCGGTGCTCGGCGGTATCGGGAACGTGCGCGGCGCGGTGCTCGGCGGGCTGCTGCTCGGCCTGGTCGAGAGCTTCGGCGGGTACCTGTTCGACGCCTCCTACAAGAACGTCATCGCGTTCACCGTGCTCGTCGGCGTGCTCCTGGTGCGGCCGTCCGGCCTGCTCGGGACCCGCCTGGGCCGGCCCGCGTGA
- a CDS encoding ABC transporter ATP-binding protein — translation MTAATTPARTTDGLHDVPLLDVRDVEVAYGAVTAVRGISLRVRSGEVVALLGANGAGKTTTLRMISGLLAPVRGSVWFDGAPLAGGPNSSPGPNAGPGPNAGPSRDPGRGPGLHRRPRPRPRGSGRPSSAEPVPGRDSGANLPVHRVAALGISHVPEGRRIFPAMSVAENLTLGSFLDARRSREGTRRELERVHTLFPRLAERSRQPAGTLSGGEQQMLAIGRALMARPRLILLDEPSLGLAPKLVATIFAVIREINADGVTVLLVEQNAAAALRIAHRGYVLDTGSVVLEGTAADLARDPRVRDAYLGASHEAEQAVPERTVPEGAPEEEVGKRLAAETGAVELDVEESAG, via the coding sequence ATGACCGCCGCGACGACTCCGGCCAGGACCACCGACGGCCTCCATGACGTCCCGCTGCTCGACGTGCGGGACGTCGAGGTCGCCTACGGGGCGGTCACCGCCGTTCGCGGGATCTCGCTGCGGGTTCGCTCCGGCGAGGTGGTTGCCCTGCTGGGCGCGAACGGCGCCGGGAAGACCACGACCCTGCGGATGATCTCCGGGCTGCTGGCGCCTGTGCGCGGATCGGTCTGGTTCGACGGCGCGCCGCTCGCCGGCGGCCCTAACTCCAGCCCCGGCCCCAACGCCGGCCCCGGCCCCAACGCCGGCCCCAGCCGTGATCCCGGGCGCGGTCCCGGCCTTCACCGCAGACCTCGCCCCAGGCCTCGTGGCAGCGGTCGCCCCAGCTCCGCCGAGCCGGTCCCGGGGCGCGACTCGGGGGCGAACCTGCCGGTGCATCGGGTCGCGGCGCTCGGTATCAGCCACGTCCCGGAGGGCCGGCGGATCTTTCCGGCCATGTCGGTCGCCGAGAACCTGACGCTGGGGAGCTTCCTCGATGCCCGCCGCTCGCGCGAGGGCACGCGCCGTGAGCTGGAGCGGGTGCACACGCTGTTTCCCCGGCTCGCGGAACGGTCCAGGCAGCCGGCGGGAACCCTCTCCGGTGGGGAGCAGCAGATGCTGGCGATCGGCCGTGCGCTGATGGCGCGCCCTCGTCTCATCCTGCTGGACGAGCCGTCGCTCGGCCTGGCTCCGAAGCTGGTCGCGACGATCTTCGCGGTGATCAGGGAGATCAACGCGGACGGTGTGACCGTTCTGCTGGTGGAGCAGAACGCGGCGGCCGCGCTTCGGATAGCCCATCGGGGCTATGTCCTCGACACCGGCAGCGTGGTGCTGGAGGGCACCGCCGCGGATCTCGCGCGTGATCCCCGGGTGCGTGACGCCTACCTGGGCGCCAGCCACGAGGCGGAGCAGGCCGTGCCGGAGCGGACGGTGCCGGAGGGGGCACCGGAAGAAGAAGTGGGGAAGCGACTTGCGGCGGAGACTGGTGCGGTGGAACTGGATGTGGAGGAGTCAGCCGGCTGA
- a CDS encoding ABC transporter ATP-binding protein, with the protein MSGATVPRPLPAAISRTIPQPRPSAADPILDVRDVTLRFGGLTSLDGVSLRHGRGSVLAVIGPNGAGKTSLFNCLTGAYRPQQGSARFWPTAPASPTSPATPASPASPAGASVLAGVGERGVDLVGRSPHRVARLGIARTFQNIRLFPEMSAVENVQVGVEVRARAGALRGLVPTRAVRREEREILERSHLLLDFVGLRHRVRWPAGSLAYGEQRRLEIARALGTSPSLLLLDEPAAGATASERRDLVALIRAIVDQGVSVLLIEHDIRLVAAVARSIVVLNFGRVIATGSPEQIRSDPAVIEAYLGDSDDGADDGADDRAGDRAAGQPGDGADGREGRR; encoded by the coding sequence TTGAGCGGCGCGACGGTTCCGCGGCCACTTCCGGCGGCGATCTCGCGGACGATTCCGCAGCCGCGGCCGTCGGCGGCCGACCCGATCCTCGACGTGCGGGACGTCACCCTGCGCTTCGGTGGGCTGACCAGCCTCGACGGGGTCTCCCTGCGGCACGGCCGGGGAAGCGTCCTTGCTGTCATCGGCCCGAACGGGGCCGGCAAGACATCCCTGTTCAACTGTCTCACCGGTGCCTACCGGCCGCAGCAGGGCAGCGCACGGTTCTGGCCGACGGCCCCGGCAAGCCCGACAAGCCCAGCAACCCCGGCAAGCCCCGCAAGCCCGGCGGGCGCTTCGGTCCTGGCGGGTGTGGGGGAGCGCGGGGTCGACCTCGTCGGCCGGTCCCCGCACCGGGTCGCGCGGCTCGGCATCGCGCGGACGTTCCAGAACATCCGGCTCTTCCCCGAGATGTCGGCGGTCGAGAACGTGCAGGTCGGTGTGGAGGTCAGGGCCCGCGCGGGCGCGCTGCGCGGGCTGGTGCCGACCAGGGCCGTGCGGCGGGAGGAACGCGAGATCCTCGAGCGCAGCCATCTCCTGCTGGACTTCGTCGGGCTTCGGCACCGGGTGCGGTGGCCGGCCGGCAGCCTGGCCTACGGGGAGCAACGGCGGCTGGAGATCGCCCGGGCGCTGGGCACGAGCCCGTCCCTGCTCCTGCTGGACGAGCCAGCCGCCGGCGCCACCGCGTCGGAACGGCGCGACCTGGTGGCGCTGATTCGCGCCATCGTCGACCAGGGTGTCTCCGTGTTGCTCATCGAGCACGACATCCGACTGGTGGCTGCCGTGGCCCGCTCGATCGTCGTGCTCAACTTCGGCCGGGTGATCGCCACCGGGTCGCCGGAGCAGATCAGGTCCGACCCCGCGGTGATCGAGGCCTACCTCGGCGACTCCGACGACGGGGCCGACGACGGGGCCGATGACCGGGCCGGAGACCGGGCCGCTGGCCAGCCCGGCGATGGGGCCGACGGCAGGGAGGGCCGACGATGA